From one Gossypium hirsutum isolate 1008001.06 chromosome D08, Gossypium_hirsutum_v2.1, whole genome shotgun sequence genomic stretch:
- the LOC107900930 gene encoding F-box/kelch-repeat protein At3g61590 isoform X1 produces MQAFALTLEGHAHSNYLNFLQVLFIMEGETSWNSHCIDDMSKDIGEFDSFSELSDEGNKEMIVSVDSTLPDDLLERILAYLPIASIFRAGSVCRRWHEIVSSKRFLWNFSHVLSQKPWYFMFTSSDEPVGYAYDPILRKWYTIELPCIQTPNWFIASSCGLVCFMDNDSRSELHVCNPITKICKKLQEPPGMKFSDYSALSLSVSRTSHNYTISIVKSKQVPGNFLQWDLSIHIYDSETMMWATSLTEVLTGWRGGDESVICDGVLYFLIYSTGVGTPENRHSLVAYNLSSRSSPLIRSLIPVPGPLTCGRLMNLKGKLVMVGGIGKPDRPDIIKGIGIWVLNGRNWVEVGRMPHKFFQGFGELDDVFASSGTDNLIYIQSYGAPALLVFDMNQKLWKWSLKCPVSKKFPLQLFTGFCFEPRLEIAP; encoded by the exons ATGCAGGCTTTTGCATTAACTTTGGAGGGCCATGCTCACTccaattattt gAATTTTCTTCAAGTGTTGTTTATCATGGAAGGAGAGACTTCTTGGAACAGCCATTGCATTGATGACATGTCTAAAGACATCGGTGAGTTTGATTCATTCTCGGAACTTAGTGATGAAGGTAATAAAGAAATGATCGTTTCTGTAGACTCGACCCTACCCGATGACTTGTTGGAACGAATTTTGGCTTATCTTCCCATTGCTAGCATTTTCAGAGCTGGTTCTGTGTGTAGAAGATGGCATGAGATTGTCAGTTCCAAAAGATTTTTATGGAATTTTTCGCATGTCCTATCACAAAAGCCTTGGTATTTCATGTTCACAAGTTCTGATGAACCAGTTGGTTATGCCTATGACCCGATCCTCCGTAAATGGTACACCATCGAACTTCCATGCATTCAGACTCCAAACTGGTTTATTGCTTCATCATGTGGATTGGTTTGTTTCATGGACAATGACAGTAGAAGCGAGTTGCATGTATGCAATCCGATTACCAAGATTTGCAAGAAGCTTCAGGAGCCCCCTGGTATGAAATTCTCTGACTATAGTGCACTGTCACTCTCGGTTAGCAGGACGTCTCACAATTATACGATATCCATTGTGAAATCTAAACAAGTCCCCGGAAACTTTCTCCAATGGGACCTTTCAATACACATTTATGATTCAGAAACAATGATGTGGGCAACCTCCTTGACTGAGGTTTTAACAGGATGGAGAGGTGGAGATGAAAGTGTGATCTGTGATGGGGTTTTATACTTTCTGATTTACTCAACTGGGGTTGGTACACCAGAAAACCGTCACAGCCTTGTTGCATATAATCTCTCTAGTCGATCATCCCCATTGATACGGAGCCTTATTCCAGTACCAGGCCCGCTTACCTGTGGTCGTTTGATGAACCTCAAGGGGAAGCTGGTAATGGTGGGAGGAATCGGGAAGCCAGATCGACCCGATATAATCAAGGGCATTGGAATCTGGGTTCTTAACGGGAGGAATTGGGTAGAAGTCGGTCGCATGCCCCATAAGTTCTTCCAAGGATTTGGTGAGTTGGATGATGTTTTTGCTAGTAGTGGTACTGATAACCTCATATACATCCAAAGCTACGGTGCCCCAGCTCTTCTTGTTTTCGACATGAACCAGAAACTATGGAAATGGTCGCTCAAGTGTCCGGTCTCAAAGAAATTCCCTCTTCAGCTCTTCACTGGCTTTTGCTTTGAACCAAGGCTTGAAATTGCTCCATGA
- the LOC107900930 gene encoding F-box/kelch-repeat protein At3g61590 isoform X2 produces the protein MEGETSWNSHCIDDMSKDIGEFDSFSELSDEGNKEMIVSVDSTLPDDLLERILAYLPIASIFRAGSVCRRWHEIVSSKRFLWNFSHVLSQKPWYFMFTSSDEPVGYAYDPILRKWYTIELPCIQTPNWFIASSCGLVCFMDNDSRSELHVCNPITKICKKLQEPPGMKFSDYSALSLSVSRTSHNYTISIVKSKQVPGNFLQWDLSIHIYDSETMMWATSLTEVLTGWRGGDESVICDGVLYFLIYSTGVGTPENRHSLVAYNLSSRSSPLIRSLIPVPGPLTCGRLMNLKGKLVMVGGIGKPDRPDIIKGIGIWVLNGRNWVEVGRMPHKFFQGFGELDDVFASSGTDNLIYIQSYGAPALLVFDMNQKLWKWSLKCPVSKKFPLQLFTGFCFEPRLEIAP, from the coding sequence ATGGAAGGAGAGACTTCTTGGAACAGCCATTGCATTGATGACATGTCTAAAGACATCGGTGAGTTTGATTCATTCTCGGAACTTAGTGATGAAGGTAATAAAGAAATGATCGTTTCTGTAGACTCGACCCTACCCGATGACTTGTTGGAACGAATTTTGGCTTATCTTCCCATTGCTAGCATTTTCAGAGCTGGTTCTGTGTGTAGAAGATGGCATGAGATTGTCAGTTCCAAAAGATTTTTATGGAATTTTTCGCATGTCCTATCACAAAAGCCTTGGTATTTCATGTTCACAAGTTCTGATGAACCAGTTGGTTATGCCTATGACCCGATCCTCCGTAAATGGTACACCATCGAACTTCCATGCATTCAGACTCCAAACTGGTTTATTGCTTCATCATGTGGATTGGTTTGTTTCATGGACAATGACAGTAGAAGCGAGTTGCATGTATGCAATCCGATTACCAAGATTTGCAAGAAGCTTCAGGAGCCCCCTGGTATGAAATTCTCTGACTATAGTGCACTGTCACTCTCGGTTAGCAGGACGTCTCACAATTATACGATATCCATTGTGAAATCTAAACAAGTCCCCGGAAACTTTCTCCAATGGGACCTTTCAATACACATTTATGATTCAGAAACAATGATGTGGGCAACCTCCTTGACTGAGGTTTTAACAGGATGGAGAGGTGGAGATGAAAGTGTGATCTGTGATGGGGTTTTATACTTTCTGATTTACTCAACTGGGGTTGGTACACCAGAAAACCGTCACAGCCTTGTTGCATATAATCTCTCTAGTCGATCATCCCCATTGATACGGAGCCTTATTCCAGTACCAGGCCCGCTTACCTGTGGTCGTTTGATGAACCTCAAGGGGAAGCTGGTAATGGTGGGAGGAATCGGGAAGCCAGATCGACCCGATATAATCAAGGGCATTGGAATCTGGGTTCTTAACGGGAGGAATTGGGTAGAAGTCGGTCGCATGCCCCATAAGTTCTTCCAAGGATTTGGTGAGTTGGATGATGTTTTTGCTAGTAGTGGTACTGATAACCTCATATACATCCAAAGCTACGGTGCCCCAGCTCTTCTTGTTTTCGACATGAACCAGAAACTATGGAAATGGTCGCTCAAGTGTCCGGTCTCAAAGAAATTCCCTCTTCAGCTCTTCACTGGCTTTTGCTTTGAACCAAGGCTTGAAATTGCTCCATGA